The Geomonas agri genome contains the following window.
GGAGCGCGAGAACATCGGCGTCGGCGGAAAGCTGCTGTCAGACATCCTCAAGTAAAGGCACAGGAGGCCACATGAAAAAGAGTCTGGGCAAAGGGACCCACGCCATGCCGACCCCGGTTTGGCTGGTGGGAAGTTACGACCTGGCGGGCAAGCCGAACCTGGCCACCATCGCCTGGGGCGGCGTCTGCAGTTCCGATCCGGCCGCAGTCACTATCTCGCTGCGCAAGTCGCGCCACAGTTACGACGCCATTCTGAAGCACGGCGCCTTCACGGTGAATATCCCGTCGCAGCAGTTTGCCGTCGAGGCCGACTACGCCGGTATCGCTTCGGGCAAAACCGAGGACAAGTTCGCCAAGGCCGGGCTCACCGCCGTCAAAAGCGACCTGGTCGATGCGCCCTATGTCGCGGAATTTCCGCTGGTCATCGAATGCCGCCTGTTGCAGACCGTCGAGATCGGGGTGCACACCCAGTTCATCGGCGAGATCGTCGATGTGAAGGCAGACGAGTCCGTCCTCGATGGCAACGGCCTGCCTGATCCGGACAAGGTGCGGCCGATCATCTACAGCCCCACCAACCGTATCTACTACGGCCTGGGTGAAGCAGTCGGCAAGGGATTCGATATCGGCAAAGAGTTGATGAAGTAACTGGAGGGTTGCCGTCGCTACGGTATAATCGTTCCCGTCATTAAGCCAAGGCGCCCTGCCCCCTCCTCAAAGGGGGCAAGGTTCCAACCGGGGACGATCATGGACGACGAAACCTTCAAGAACGAAGTACTGGACCGGCTGCAACAAATCATCGAGATGCTGACCTCGATCCTCCCGGAGGCGTGCCTCGAGGAAGTCGAGGAAACGCCTGCTCCCCTAACCCGCCCCGAGGTGGAGCAGGCGCGTAACCCGTACGGCATCGGCGAGGAAATGCAGGACGACTATCGGTCAGCCCTCGAAAAGTGGAAACTCGAACACGGCAGTGTCTGAACCGGACTCTGCCGTAAAGGAACTGGCCGGTGGTCCCGACGCAGATTGCGCAGATGGGCCATCGGCCTTTCATTTACACCTACGAGCCCCCCCCCGTCCCTCCTTTCGCAAAGGGGGGACAGGGAGGATTTTCCTAACGTCCGCACCCTCTCCCAACCACGAACCGCTCCTCGAACTCCAAGGTCACCCTTCTCAGCGGCTCATCCAGAAACCCGAGCGCGCTCTGAGCGACGTAGGCCGGGACCCCGCCATAAAATGCCTGTGCAATCCCCCCGGTTATGCAGGCAAGGGTGTCGGAATCACCTCCGAGCGAAACGGCAAGGCGCAGGGCACTCTCGAAGTCGCTCGAGTCGAAGAAGGCAGCCAGCGCCTGGGGGAGCGTCCCCTGGCAGGAGACGTCGAAGCGATAGTCCGGACGGATGTCGTCGCAACCACGGGAAAGGTCGTAGCCGAATCGACCGGCGATGAAACTGCGTATCTCCGCCTTGGTGCCGCCGGTGCGCGCGAGATAGATTGCAGTAGCAGCGGCCTGCGCGCCGCGCACCCCCTCCGGATGACCGTGGGTGGGAAGGGTGTACTCCTCGGCCTTTTGTAGCACCTCGCCCAGTGAATCGAAGGCCCATGCCGCAGGCGAGATACGCATTGCCGAGCCGTTGCCCCAGCTGTAATAGGGAGCAGCATCGTCGCTGGCGGCCCAGCGCGCGAAATTCTTGCCGTACCCGGCCTCTGGATACCTGCGATAGTAGCGCCGCATCACCTGCGGGTATGATTCACCGCTCATGATCGCCTCGGCGAGCGCCACGGTGAGCACAGTGTCGTCGGTGAAACGGCAGTGGTCCTGGAACAGTGGAAACTCAGTGGTCTTGATGTTGTTCCACTCGTAGATCGATCCCACGATGTCGCCGGTCAGGGCACCAAGCATGTCATCCCCCTACCCCTTTAGCCGGGGTTTTGGTATCATCACTTGCCATGAACTACCTCTTCCACCTCTACTTATCCGGGAACGACCCCGCCATCATCACCGGCAACTTCATGGGGGACTTCGTCAAGGGCCCGCTTGCTGACCGGTTCCCGGAGCGCCTGCGTCAAGGTCTTGCGCTGCACCGGCGTATCGACTCCTTCGCCCAAGGTCATCCAGCCTTCACCGCCAGCCGCCTGCGCATCGCCCAGGAATTCGGCCTGTACCGCGGCATCTTGGTCGACCTGTACTACGATCATTTCCTCGCCAGCGGGTGGCGACACTGGCATGACGATCCCCTGCCGGTCTACCTCGGGCGGATCAGGAAAATCGTAGAGGGAAACCGAGACCTGCTGCCGCAACCGCTGCAGAGGCTGGTCCCGATTATCTTCGAGGACATGATCCCCTCTTACCTCACTACCGACGGTATTGCCGGTGCCCTGCAGCGCATGTCCAGACGCGTGCCGCGTGCTAATCCCCTGGCCGGTGGCGGCAGCGAGCTTACCCGCAACTATTCAATATTGCAAGAAGATTTTCTGCAATTCCTCCCCGATGTACATCGATGCGCACGGCAGTTTTTGCACGATTGAAACAGCAATTGCAGCTCCGAGTTTGCAACTGTTAGGACGCAGAAGGTATTTTGTTTTCCCTTTGGCAGATACTGTCACAGTAACATCGGCCACTGTATTTCGTTAACACCCCTATCATCCCTCTCACGGCCCACCACCCCTAGCAGTTCTCCAAGTCGAAACTTCAATTGCAAAAATTCATAAGATAAGTCATAAAAGCGCAACAATCCGCTTGAATAGAAGCCCGCCCCGCGGTAAATTAAAGCGCTGTATTGATGTCGCCCCTGGAGAAGAACGATAGACACGATCCACCTGCTCATCTTCGCCCTAGACGGCACACGCTACGCCTTGAGACTGGAACAGGTCACCAGGGTCATCAGGGCTGCGGCGCTCACCACGATCCCCTATGCCCCGGATGTCGTACTCGGCATCCTAGACCTGCAGGGGGATGTCATCCCCGTCATAAACCTGAGAAGGCGGTTCGGGTTGCCTGAGCGGCCCATCGGCTGCGAAGACCACTTCGTCGTTGCCCGAACCCAAAGGCTCGCCTTGGCACTCCACGTCGATACGACGGAAGGTGTGTGCGAGTTACCCCCCGGGGCACTCCTGCCACCGGACAAGATCGTCGCCGGGACGGAATTCCTGGCCGGCGTTACCCGGACTGCCGACGGGCTGGTACTGATCCACGACCTGGACACCCTGCTCTTCCCCGAGGAAGAAGCGCAGATCCGGGCTGTTCTGGAGCAGGCGTAGCGTGGCGGGCGATAAACACCACGCGCTGCCAGTTTTCGCAGGATTCGTAGGTAGGAACCTCGGGTTGCACTTTCCCGAGGCGCGCCTGGGTGACCTGGCGCTGAAAATGACCGCGCTGGCACGGGAGGCGGGTTTCAAGGACCTTGACCGCTACCTGTTCCAACTCATGGCGGCTCCGCTCTCCCAGGAACAGATGAATGCCCTTAGCGGGGCCTTGACCATCGGTGAAACCTATTTCCTGCGCGACCCCAAGAGCTACCGGGTGCTCGAACAGCAGATACTCCCCGGGCTCATTGCGGCGCGTCGGCGCGGCGGCAGGACCCTCAAGATCTGGAGTGCCGGGTGCTCCACAGGCGAGGAGCCCTACTCCATCGCCATCATCCTTAGTCGACTGTTGCGTGATCTTCCGGACTGGAAGATCACGCTGCTTGGCACCGATATCAACGTTGACGCTCTGGAACGGGCACACAGGGGGGTGTACGGCAAATGGTCCTTCCGCAACGCACCGCAGTGGATCATGGAGTACTTCACCCCCGTCGGGGACGGCCAGTTTGAAATCGTGCCCCGCATCCGCGAGATGGTGCAGTTCAGCCCGTTGAACCTGGCCGACGACACCGGCCATGCCCTCACCAGCGGCACGGATATCATCTTCTGCCGCAATGTGATGCTCTACTTCCACACCGAGCAGATCGAGAAGACGGTAGGGAGGTTCCACGCTGCTTTGAAGCCGGGCGGATGGCTCTTCGTAGGCCCCACCGAGGTGGACCACCAAAGACTGCGCGGCTTCAGCTGCCACCACTACGACGGGGCCCTGGTGCTCAGAAAGGGAGAACAGCGCCGTAAAACGATGCGCCCAGCCGCCCCCATGCCGACACCGGTTCCGGCGGCAGCCCCGCTGGGGACGGCCTCTTCCGTTGCCTCCCACCGGGCCTTCCCTGATCCCTTGTCGTCGCAGGCGGAGCCCCTGCCGGGCAGCATCGAGCTGGCACGGACGGCGTATCGCGACGGGGAGTACCAGGAGGCGGCCCGGCTGGCCCTGTCCGCGCCGCACCTCCCCGAGAACCTTGCTCTTGCGGCGCGCTGCTACGCCAACCTGGGGCGGTACCAGGAGGCGCGGGAGCAGTGTGAAAAAACGCTGCGGCTGGAGCGCCTGAATCCTCATACCCACTACCTGCTTTCCATGATCCTGGAGCAGATGGGAGACGGCGAGGCAGCCGAAGCTGCACTGAAACGAGCACTGTACCTGGACCATGACTATCTGCTCGCCTACTTCGCCCTGGGGAACCTGTGCCGCAAGCGCGGTGAACTCCGGGAAGCCGAACAGAGTTTCGCAAACGCCCTGCGCCTTTTGCAGCGCTACGACCCGGCGGAGGTTCTGCCCGATGCCGAAGGGATCACGGCCGGGTTGCTGTCTCAGTTGATCAAGGGAATGAACGCCGGTTTGAACCGCAGGTAATACCGGCGGTACTACTGTTTCAGGAGATGGCGGATGTCGGTAAAGAGCTCCAGCATAGACTGGGCTGCACTGCTCAAGCGACAGGAAGCGGCATTCGCCGCGGCGGGCGCCCCCTCACGCGACCCTGAGCGCGAAAAGGCCCTGCTGGACGAACGGGCGCGCCTATTAAGCCGGCAACCTGAACGCCCGTCGGACGCGCAGGGGATCGAGTGCCTGGAGTTCCTGCTCTCCGGCGAACGCTACGCCATCGAAATCTGCTACGTGGCGGCCACCTTGCCGCTCACTGATTTCACGCCGCTTTTTTGTGCGCCCTCGTTCGTACTCGGGATCACCAACCTGCGCGGCCGCATCATTTCCATCGTCGACCTGCGCCGGTTCTTTGAACTGCCGGCCATGGGCCTTTCCGACCTGAACCGGGTCATCGTGGTGGGCAACGAGCAGATGGAGTTCGGCGTCCTCGCCGACAGCATCGTCGGCACCAGGACCGTCGCGCCCGGTGCCTTGCTCCCCATTCCCGACACCTTCACCGGCCCGAGGGAAGAGTACGTCGCCGGGGTGACCGAGCAGCGCCTTGCCCTGCTCGACATGGGGCGCATCCTCGCCGACCCGAGGATGGTGGTGCACGAAGAGGTGGGTTAAGGGCAGAATAAGATTAAGATTTAGATAGATACGCTTTTATGAGGGAGGTCGAGGATAGGTTCAGATGAGGAGAATTCTCTAAGTCTTAACCTTAATCTTGATCTTTCCTAGGGGGTTCCATGCTGAGTAACATGAAGATCCGTTCCCGACTGGCCGCGGGGTTTTCCGTCCTGGTGCTGTTCCTGATCCTGATCGGGGGGCTGTCCCTGAAGAACCTCGCCGCGCAAGGCCAGCTCCTGAGCGAGTTCTACGAACACCCCTTTGCGGTCACCAACGCCATCCAGCAGGTGGATACCAACATCACCCGCATGCATCGCGGCATGAAGGACGTCATCCTCTACAGCAACGACCGCGAGGACGTGGATGCCTCGGTGGCTGATATCGACAACTGCGAAAAGATCGTCTACCGCCAGCTTGCGCTTGCCAGGGACCGCTTCCCCGGGGACAAGTCAAAGCTCGACCAGATCAAGGAATCCATGGACCAGTGGAAGGTGATCCGGGCCAAGACCATCGACCTCGTGCGCCAGGGCAAGGTCAAGGAAGCCATCGCTTTCCACAAGTCCTACGCGCGGCGCACCGTGGCCCAGATCGACACCCAGGTGAACGAGGTGCTCAAGGATTCCTACACCGTCGCCGACAAGTTTGCCGCCGAGTCCAAGAAGAACCAGAGCACCACCTTCGCCATCACCGCGACCCTGGTGGTGCTGGCCGGCATCCTCGCTGCCCTCATCGCCTTCGCCATCACCGCCTCCATCACCAAGCCGCTCACTGACGCGGTGCAGGCCGCCGAGCGCCTGGCCCAGGGTGACGTTTCCGTCGAGCTCGGCAGCGACTCCGCCGACGAACTGGGCCAGTTGCTCAGGTCCATGGGCAAGGTGGTGCACTCCATGCGCCGCCTGGGGGAAACCGCCAACCGCATTGCCCTGGGCGACCTTGACGTCGACATTGCGCTCCTCTCCGATCGCGACGTCTTCGGCACCGCGATGCGCAACATGGTGGCTTCACTTAACAGCCTTGCCGACAATGCCGACCGCATCGCGTCCGGCGATCTCACCATCGAGGTCCTGCCCGCCTCCCCCAAGGACCGACTGGGCAACTCCTTCCGGATGATGACCAGCAACCTCAGGGAACTCACGGTGGAGATCGCCGAGGTGGTCAACGTGCTGGCCGGCTCCGCCGCGGAGATCATGACCACGGTAAGCGAGCTCGCCTCCAGCTCGGCCCAGACCGCCACCTCCATCTCCGAGACCAACGCCACCGTCCAGGAGATCCGCCAGACCACCGATCTCACTTCGCAGAAGTCGCGCCAGGTGTACGAGAGTGCGCACCGATCCACCCAGATCGCCCGCACCGGCCGCGAATCGGTCAACAGCGCCATCGGCGGCATGCAGGGCATCGACGAGCGCATGGGCTTCATCGCTGAACGCATCGTCAACCTCTCCGAACAAAGCCAGGCCATCGGCGAGATCATCGCCACCGTCGCCGACCTGGCCGAGCAGTCCAACCTTCTCGCTGTCAACGCGGCCATCGAGGCGGCCAAGGCGGGCGAGCACGGCAAGGGATTCGCCGTCGTGGCACAGGAGGTGAAAAACCTCGCCACCCAGTCCAAGCAGGCCACCTCTCAGGTCAGGAACATCATCGGCCAGATCCAGAAAGCGACCACTGCCGCGGTGCTCGCCACCGAGCAGGGGAGCAAGGCGGTTGAAGCCGGGGTGAAACAGTCCAGCGAGGCGGGAGAGTCGATCCGCCAGCTTGCCTCCAGCATCGAGGAGTCCTCCAACGCCACCCTGCAGATTGTCACCTCTACACAGGAGCAGGCCATCGGCATGGACCAAATCGCCATCGCCATCCAGAGCATCAACCAGGCCAGCGATCAGAACGTCGAAGGTTCGCGCCAGATCGAGGCTGCGGCCCGCAACCTCTACGAGCTGAACCAGAAGCTGCAGCAGCTGGTCAGCGGCTACAAGGTGGCATAACGGCCATGACTGCAGTAAACGGGGGAATCTCGCCGCATGCTTGACAGCGACGCCTTGCTCAAAGAGCTCCTGGCGACCTTCGACATGGAGGCCCGGGAGCATCTCGGGGAGCTCTCGACCCTGCTTCTTGCGCTGGAACGCGATCCGGACCTGGCAGAGCGCAAGCGCCTTTTGGAGTCGGTGTTCCGCCGCGTGCACACGCTCAAGGGAGCGGCGCATGCCGTGAACCTCCCGGACGTCGCCCTTGCCTGCCAGCAGCTCGAGGACGTCCTCGCCGAGCTGAAGCGTGGCGACCTCGCGCTTGGGCTGGAACAGTTCGACTCGCTGCACGTGAGCATCAACGACCTGGAGAAGCGGCTCTCCCTGGGACTGGCGGCAGCTTCTGCAGTTGCGCCCCATGTCCATCCTGCGGGGCCGCCCCACCCTGCCCCTGCGCCCCTGGTTGCACCTCCCGAGCCGGAGCAGCCTGCCGCGGTCGCCACCGTGACAGTTTCTGCGCCGGCAGCCACGCTCCAGGCCGTCACGCAACCCGTCACGCAACCCGCCCGCGTCCCGGAGCGCAAGCCGGCGCAGCAGCACCACGTTGCGGCACGCCCGCAGGGGGACGAGACCGTCCGCGTATCCGCCCGACTCCTGGAAGAACTCCTGCTGCAGTCGGAGGAACTCGTGTCTGCGAAACTCTCGGCATCCGCGCTCCACGAGGAGCTGGCGACCCTTGCCGGTGAGCTGGCAATGCGCCAGGGGGAGCGTGGCCGTGCCCTGGAGAGCGCGCGTAGGGTCAAGAAGGGCGCAACCGGACGTGAGGCCGCGCTCGCCGTGCAACTGGAGCAGAGTTGCCAGGCAGAGCGGCTCATCGAGGGGCGCCTGCGGCTCCTGGAGAAGGGGGCGGACAAGCATCTGAGATCGCTGCAGGGCATGCTCGACCCCCTTTTGGAGGAGATGAAGAAACTGCAGTTGCTCCCCTGCAGCACCGTCTGCGACCCCTTTGCCAAGCTGGTACGGGACCTCGCCCGCGAACTGGGCAAGGAGGCGGAATTCAGCTACCAGGGGGGGGAGCTGGAAATCGACCGCCGTATCTTGGCGGAACTGAAGGAGCCGCTGTTGCACCTGGTGCGTAACACGGTCGACCACGGTATCGAGGCACCAGAACAACGCGAGGCCGCTGGCAAACCTGCCAAGGGCGCCATCCGCCTCGACATCCGCCTGCAGGACGCGAACCGCGCTGAACTCGTCCTCGCAGACGACGGCGGCGGCATCGACGTCGCCCTGGTTAAAAACGCCGCGTTGAGGCTCGAGGTGGCCACCGACGAGGGGCTGGAGCGCATGTCCGACCGGGATGCGCTCCAGCTCATCTTCGAGTCCGGGCTCTCCACCAGCAAAACGGTAGGCAACGTTTCGGGACGCGGCGTGGGCCTTGCCATCGTGCGCGAGTCCCTGGAGCGTCTCGGCGGCCACGTTACCGTTTCAAGCACCCCTGGTTATGGCACCACGTTCCGGCTGGTTTTTCCCCTTTCATTCGCCAGGATACGCGGCCTGTTGGTCCAGGTGCGCGGCAGGGACTGCGTCATCCCGGCCAACAACGTCGAAGTGAGCTCGCGGGTGGCGCTTGCGGGCGTAAAACGGGTGGAGAACCGCGACACGGTGCTGGTGAACGGCGAGGTGGTCGCGCTGGTTTCTCTGGCTCGCATTCTCGAACTGGAACGGAGCGCTCCGGCGCAGCAGGAGAGCCTCTGCTTCGTGCTACTGCATGCCGGCGAAAAGAAGATCGCCTTCGCCGTGGACCAGGTGCTGGGGGTCCAGGAGATCCTGGTCAAGCCGCTGGGGCGGCAGTTGTCCCGGGTGCGCAACGTCTCAGGAGGTACCGTCCTCGGCAACGGCAAGGTGGTCCCGGTTTTAAACGTCGCCGACCTGTTCCGCTCTGCATTCGCCGTCGAGGCGCCAGCGGTGCCACTGGCCGCCCCCACCGCCAAAGCAAGGACGGTCTCGGTGCTCGTGGCGGAGGACTCCATCACCTCGCGCACGCTGCTCAAGAACATCCTGGAAGCGGCGGGCTACCGGGTGCGTACCGCCGTGGACGGGGCGGATGCGCTGTCCCAGTTGAGGGCCGAGCCATGCGACGTGGTCATCTCTGACATCGAGATGCCGCGCATGGACGGCTTCCAACTCACCGCTGCCATCCGTGCCGACAGCAGGCTGGCCACCCTCCCCGTGGTCCTGGTGACGGGATTGGAATCGCGCAGTGACCGGGAGCGGGGTATCGATGTCGGTGCCAGCGCCTACCTGGTGAAGAGCAGCTTCGACCAAGGCAACCTGGTCGAGGTCATCCAAAAACTAAGCTGACGAGGAACCACGTGATCAGACTGTTGGTGGTGGAAGATTCCAAAACGGTGCAGCGTGCCCTGGTGGCCGCCTTCGAGGCCGACCCGGACATCAAGGTGATCGGCACCGCAGAAACCGGCGAGGAAGCGGTCGAAGCGGCGAAATGCCTCCGTCCCGACCTGATCACCATGGACATCAACCTCCCAGGTATGGACGGCTTCGACGCCACCCGCGCCATCATGTCCACCTGCCCGGTCCCCATCGTCATCGTCACAGGGAAGATGAATCCCAAGGATTCCGCCACCCTGTTCCGGGTCATGGAGGCCGGCGCCCTGATGGTCCTCGCCAAGCCGGACCCGGTGGGGAGCCCGGGCTACCAGGACTCGGTGGCCAACCTGGTGCACCACCTGAAGCTGATGGCCGAGATCAAAGTAGTGCGGCGCATTTTCCCGTCGGGCAAGGTGGCGCCCCGCCCCGAGCGCCCGCTGCCTCCGCCCCCGGTACAACCGGTCAAGGTGGTGGCAATCGGGGCATCGACTGGGGGGCCGCCACTTTTGCGCCAGATACTGGCCGAACTGCCCGCCCCTTTTCCCGCCGCTGTGGTCGTTGTCCAGCACATGGCGGTCGGTTTCACGGAGAACTTCGTGCACTGGCTGAACCGCAGCTCGAAGCTTCCGGTACAGTTGGGGACCGACGGTGCTCAACTCGCCCCTGGGCAGGTCTACGTGGCACCGGACAACTGCCACATGGAGGTCACCTCCACCGGCAAGATCATCCTCACCGAAGCCGCCCCCGAGCACGGGGTACGCCCATCGGTCTCGGTCCTGTTCCGCTCGGTGGCACTAAGTTACGGCCGACACGCCATGGGGGTGCTCTTGACCGGGATGGGCAAGGACGGGGCGCTGGAGCTTAAGACGATCCGGGGGCGCGGCGGCATCACGGTCGCGCAGGACCGCGAGAGCTCCATGGTATTCGGCATGCCCGGAGAGGCCATAGAAATCGACGCGGCGCAGCACGTGCTGCCACCGGGAGCAATCATAGAACTGTTGCACAGGGTTACCAGTAAAAGCGCAAGCGCCGCTTCACGTTAAGGAAAGAGAAAAGATGGCCACCGACTACACCGCTGGTGCCGACCGGCACCATATACTCATCGTCGACGATAGCCCCACCCAGGCTAAGCTCCTTGAACAGATGCTGGCCGAACAGGGCTACCGGGTACGCACCGCGCGCAACGGCAGCGACGCCCTGGAAGTGATCCGCTCCGGGAGTCCCGACCTCGTCATCAGCGACATCCTCATGCCGGAAATGGACGGGTTCGAGTTGTGTCGCAGGGTCAGACAGCTCCACGACAAGGCACAGCTCCCCATTATCCTGCTTACCCACCTGAACGATCCGGCCGACGTCCTGCACAGCCTCGAGGTCGGTGCAGACTACTTCGTCTCCAAGCCCTACAGCCGTAAGCTCCTCCTGTCCCGCATCCGTTCGGTGCTCGAAGGGGAGCGTCTGTGTCGCCAGGGCGATGTCGAGGGGGAGGTTTCCGTCGGCTACCGCGGCAGGCAGTACCATGTCCACGCCGACTGCGCCCACACTCTGGAACTGCTGCTGGCGACCTACGAGATGGCGGCCGAGAAGAACCAGGAACTGCTGGGAGCCCAGGCCCTTCTCTCCAACCTGAACCGCGAGCTGGAGCAGCGGGTGCTGGAGCGGACCGCGGCGCTCACCCAGGAGACGGCGGAACGCCTGCAGGCACTGGAAGAGCTGCGCAAGAAGGACGAAGTGCTCATGCAGCAAAGCCGGCAGGCGGCCATGGGGGAGATGATCGGCAACATCGCGCACCAGTGGCGCCAGCCGCTCAACGCGGTCGGGCTCTTAGTCCAGGATCTCACCCTCTCCTACGAGTACGGCAACTTCAGCCGCGACTACCTCGAGTCCAGCACCGGCAAGATCATGCAGATGGTGCGGCACATGTCCCAGACCATCGACGACTTCAGGAACTTCTTCACCCCCGACAAGGAGAAGACGGAGTTCCACCTGGAAAAGGTGCTCCGGCGCACCCTGGCGCTCATCGACGGCAGCCTCAACGACAAGGGGATCACCATCGAACTGCAGGCCGGCGCGGTCCCCGCCGTGGTGGGGCACCCCAACGAGTTCTCCCAGGTACTGCTGAACATCATGAACAACGCCATGGACGCTTTCGGCGAGAGAAAGGTTCGGGCCCCGCGGCTCAAGGTGGTCCTCTCCAGCCACGAGGAGCGGGCCGTGGTCACCATCGCCGATAAC
Protein-coding sequences here:
- a CDS encoding ADP-ribosylglycohydrolase family protein produces the protein MLGALTGDIVGSIYEWNNIKTTEFPLFQDHCRFTDDTVLTVALAEAIMSGESYPQVMRRYYRRYPEAGYGKNFARWAASDDAAPYYSWGNGSAMRISPAAWAFDSLGEVLQKAEEYTLPTHGHPEGVRGAQAAATAIYLARTGGTKAEIRSFIAGRFGYDLSRGCDDIRPDYRFDVSCQGTLPQALAAFFDSSDFESALRLAVSLGGDSDTLACITGGIAQAFYGGVPAYVAQSALGFLDEPLRRVTLEFEERFVVGRGCGR
- a CDS encoding flavin reductase family protein, which encodes MKKSLGKGTHAMPTPVWLVGSYDLAGKPNLATIAWGGVCSSDPAAVTISLRKSRHSYDAILKHGAFTVNIPSQQFAVEADYAGIASGKTEDKFAKAGLTAVKSDLVDAPYVAEFPLVIECRLLQTVEIGVHTQFIGEIVDVKADESVLDGNGLPDPDKVRPIIYSPTNRIYYGLGEAVGKGFDIGKELMK
- the cheB gene encoding chemotaxis-specific protein-glutamate methyltransferase CheB; its protein translation is MIRLLVVEDSKTVQRALVAAFEADPDIKVIGTAETGEEAVEAAKCLRPDLITMDINLPGMDGFDATRAIMSTCPVPIVIVTGKMNPKDSATLFRVMEAGALMVLAKPDPVGSPGYQDSVANLVHHLKLMAEIKVVRRIFPSGKVAPRPERPLPPPPVQPVKVVAIGASTGGPPLLRQILAELPAPFPAAVVVVQHMAVGFTENFVHWLNRSSKLPVQLGTDGAQLAPGQVYVAPDNCHMEVTSTGKIILTEAAPEHGVRPSVSVLFRSVALSYGRHAMGVLLTGMGKDGALELKTIRGRGGITVAQDRESSMVFGMPGEAIEIDAAQHVLPPGAIIELLHRVTSKSASAASR
- a CDS encoding chemotaxis protein CheW codes for the protein MSVKSSSIDWAALLKRQEAAFAAAGAPSRDPEREKALLDERARLLSRQPERPSDAQGIECLEFLLSGERYAIEICYVAATLPLTDFTPLFCAPSFVLGITNLRGRIISIVDLRRFFELPAMGLSDLNRVIVVGNEQMEFGVLADSIVGTRTVAPGALLPIPDTFTGPREEYVAGVTEQRLALLDMGRILADPRMVVHEEVG
- a CDS encoding hybrid sensor histidine kinase/response regulator, translated to MLDSDALLKELLATFDMEAREHLGELSTLLLALERDPDLAERKRLLESVFRRVHTLKGAAHAVNLPDVALACQQLEDVLAELKRGDLALGLEQFDSLHVSINDLEKRLSLGLAAASAVAPHVHPAGPPHPAPAPLVAPPEPEQPAAVATVTVSAPAATLQAVTQPVTQPARVPERKPAQQHHVAARPQGDETVRVSARLLEELLLQSEELVSAKLSASALHEELATLAGELAMRQGERGRALESARRVKKGATGREAALAVQLEQSCQAERLIEGRLRLLEKGADKHLRSLQGMLDPLLEEMKKLQLLPCSTVCDPFAKLVRDLARELGKEAEFSYQGGELEIDRRILAELKEPLLHLVRNTVDHGIEAPEQREAAGKPAKGAIRLDIRLQDANRAELVLADDGGGIDVALVKNAALRLEVATDEGLERMSDRDALQLIFESGLSTSKTVGNVSGRGVGLAIVRESLERLGGHVTVSSTPGYGTTFRLVFPLSFARIRGLLVQVRGRDCVIPANNVEVSSRVALAGVKRVENRDTVLVNGEVVALVSLARILELERSAPAQQESLCFVLLHAGEKKIAFAVDQVLGVQEILVKPLGRQLSRVRNVSGGTVLGNGKVVPVLNVADLFRSAFAVEAPAVPLAAPTAKARTVSVLVAEDSITSRTLLKNILEAAGYRVRTAVDGADALSQLRAEPCDVVISDIEMPRMDGFQLTAAIRADSRLATLPVVLVTGLESRSDRERGIDVGASAYLVKSSFDQGNLVEVIQKLS
- a CDS encoding chemotaxis protein CheW gives rise to the protein MFALDGTRYALRLEQVTRVIRAAALTTIPYAPDVVLGILDLQGDVIPVINLRRRFGLPERPIGCEDHFVVARTQRLALALHVDTTEGVCELPPGALLPPDKIVAGTEFLAGVTRTADGLVLIHDLDTLLFPEEEAQIRAVLEQA
- a CDS encoding HAMP domain-containing methyl-accepting chemotaxis protein is translated as MLSNMKIRSRLAAGFSVLVLFLILIGGLSLKNLAAQGQLLSEFYEHPFAVTNAIQQVDTNITRMHRGMKDVILYSNDREDVDASVADIDNCEKIVYRQLALARDRFPGDKSKLDQIKESMDQWKVIRAKTIDLVRQGKVKEAIAFHKSYARRTVAQIDTQVNEVLKDSYTVADKFAAESKKNQSTTFAITATLVVLAGILAALIAFAITASITKPLTDAVQAAERLAQGDVSVELGSDSADELGQLLRSMGKVVHSMRRLGETANRIALGDLDVDIALLSDRDVFGTAMRNMVASLNSLADNADRIASGDLTIEVLPASPKDRLGNSFRMMTSNLRELTVEIAEVVNVLAGSAAEIMTTVSELASSSAQTATSISETNATVQEIRQTTDLTSQKSRQVYESAHRSTQIARTGRESVNSAIGGMQGIDERMGFIAERIVNLSEQSQAIGEIIATVADLAEQSNLLAVNAAIEAAKAGEHGKGFAVVAQEVKNLATQSKQATSQVRNIIGQIQKATTAAVLATEQGSKAVEAGVKQSSEAGESIRQLASSIEESSNATLQIVTSTQEQAIGMDQIAIAIQSINQASDQNVEGSRQIEAAARNLYELNQKLQQLVSGYKVA
- a CDS encoding acyl carrier protein phosphodiesterase; translated protein: MVSSLAMNYLFHLYLSGNDPAIITGNFMGDFVKGPLADRFPERLRQGLALHRRIDSFAQGHPAFTASRLRIAQEFGLYRGILVDLYYDHFLASGWRHWHDDPLPVYLGRIRKIVEGNRDLLPQPLQRLVPIIFEDMIPSYLTTDGIAGALQRMSRRVPRANPLAGGGSELTRNYSILQEDFLQFLPDVHRCARQFLHD
- a CDS encoding CheR family methyltransferase is translated as MAGDKHHALPVFAGFVGRNLGLHFPEARLGDLALKMTALAREAGFKDLDRYLFQLMAAPLSQEQMNALSGALTIGETYFLRDPKSYRVLEQQILPGLIAARRRGGRTLKIWSAGCSTGEEPYSIAIILSRLLRDLPDWKITLLGTDINVDALERAHRGVYGKWSFRNAPQWIMEYFTPVGDGQFEIVPRIREMVQFSPLNLADDTGHALTSGTDIIFCRNVMLYFHTEQIEKTVGRFHAALKPGGWLFVGPTEVDHQRLRGFSCHHYDGALVLRKGEQRRKTMRPAAPMPTPVPAAAPLGTASSVASHRAFPDPLSSQAEPLPGSIELARTAYRDGEYQEAARLALSAPHLPENLALAARCYANLGRYQEAREQCEKTLRLERLNPHTHYLLSMILEQMGDGEAAEAALKRALYLDHDYLLAYFALGNLCRKRGELREAEQSFANALRLLQRYDPAEVLPDAEGITAGLLSQLIKGMNAGLNRR